One genomic region from Geotoga petraea encodes:
- the ftcD gene encoding glutamate formimidoyltransferase, whose product MKKLIECVPNFSEGRDTNKIEKIVDNFRGKKDLKLLDYQWDEDHNRSVVTVVGEPNALKEAVINAVGTAQELIDMTSHEGQHPRMGATDVIPFIPVKNTTVEECIELSKEVGKELWEKYQIPVFLYEKSASAAHRKNLSKIRKGQYEGMEEKIQEEKWRPDFGDTFNKKSGVTAVGARSPLVAFNVNLDTDNIDIANKISKQVRHISGGFRYCKAMGVELKDRGIVQVSMNMTDYTKTALYQTFEAIKMEAKRWGVNVVGSEIVGLVPMMALVNTAEYYLGIEDFQPEQILESHLME is encoded by the coding sequence ATGAAAAAACTAATAGAATGCGTACCGAACTTTTCTGAAGGAAGAGATACAAATAAAATAGAAAAAATTGTGGATAATTTTAGAGGTAAAAAAGATTTAAAACTTTTAGATTACCAGTGGGATGAAGATCATAATAGATCAGTTGTTACAGTTGTAGGAGAACCAAATGCTTTAAAAGAAGCGGTGATAAATGCAGTTGGAACGGCTCAAGAATTGATAGACATGACATCTCACGAAGGTCAACATCCAAGAATGGGAGCTACAGATGTAATTCCTTTCATTCCTGTTAAGAATACAACTGTTGAGGAATGTATTGAACTGTCAAAAGAAGTTGGAAAAGAACTATGGGAAAAATATCAAATCCCTGTATTTTTATATGAAAAATCAGCTTCAGCAGCTCATAGAAAAAACCTATCAAAAATAAGAAAAGGCCAGTATGAAGGAATGGAAGAAAAGATTCAAGAAGAAAAATGGAGACCTGACTTTGGAGATACATTTAACAAAAAATCAGGGGTTACTGCAGTTGGAGCAAGGTCTCCTTTAGTTGCTTTTAACGTAAATCTCGATACAGATAATATAGATATAGCGAACAAAATATCAAAACAAGTTAGACACATATCTGGAGGATTTAGATATTGTAAAGCAATGGGTGTTGAACTAAAAGATAGAGGAATTGTCCAAGTCTCAATGAATATGACTGATTATACAAAAACTGCATTATACCAAACTTTTGAAGCAATAAAAATGGAAGCAAAAAGATGGGGTGTAAATGTAGTTGGCAGCGAAATTGTAGGCCTTGTACCGATGATGGCGCTTGTAAATACAGCGGAATATTATTTAGGTATAGAAGACTTTCAACCTGAACAAATCTTAGAATCACATTTAATGGAGTAA